gaaaaaaaagaaattaaacaaactaCTCCACCAGCATTTGGAACAAGAATCGAACTAATCTAATCAGACAAACTACAATCATCTTACCCGACAATATCGCTCCAAGACCTCGCTAGCTCACATTGGTCATCGCCATCGCTAAATCCAGCTGCGTTAACGAGATCGGACTGTGTCGATGTGGGGGACTAACAATCGAAGAAGAAGGAATGGGTTTTTCGATTTCTCGATTGATTTGGGAAGATGACGCGTTAAAGTTGGGTTACCCGTTATGGGTTTCGGGTTAAAACTTGGCTTTCATCTGCAACCGTTCAGCAGATCTAATGGTCGTaaatttggtccacaaacttggtccacatgggagaaaaactatatatatatatatattctaatttaatatatatttatataatatatattaatattattcggttttttcggttataaccataaccataaccgaaaaaaccataaccgtaaaaatatccaaatatttactaaaatcataaccatatccgaaaccATAACTGAAAAACCATATCCGATATTCGAATAACCACGGTTACGGATCGGTTTCTCGGTTGCGGAtcggttgtggacacccctagtttttgaaattccattttaaaaaaaacaatgaatccaaccgataaaactcatcgacaataaatcttgttagaaagaactTTATACGTTGGATTCCGAATATGGATTTGATTGTGCATATAGTACAGGTATACGTTTAATGTATATTCACTACCACAAAAGAAGCAAATCTATATATTATCATTGGAACTTAACAactatgaaaagaaaagaaataaatctAGATATATGGTACACGCATTTATCGGCTGGTGATTATCATTACAACTTAACAACAATGAAGGAAGTGAATCTATATATACGTACACGCATTGATCGCCACGGCTGGTGATTATCATTGGAACTTAACAACTATGCAGGATATGTCGTCCTTACTTTTCTTAGAAAGCGCATCGTCTATCAAATGCTTTGCTGCTGACCGAGCATCCTTTATCTGCTTGACTGAATCGGCAGCTTCTTGGTTGGACATTACCTGTTCAGATATCCGTTAAGTCTCAATCGTCaccaaagaaaaatggaaaccAAAGACAGGAAGAAATCAAATGAATAGCTGCAAAATTTAGTTGCTCCAGATTACTCTGGAATTGCAGTACGGCCTCTCAATGCTCTCGTCTTTGTCATGATAATAGAAACAACATAGAGTAGTAATCTGCATAAGAAATGAGCTACTCACCTTCCAAATTCCATCGCTTGCCAAAATAAGGAACTGTGCAGAATCATCAACGGTGACCACTGCTACATCTGGTTCTGAACTTAAGTGTATCTTCAAGCTCTTATTGCCAAATGCCCTAGCTACAGCTAGCTGTCCATCAACACGAGGTACGTCGCCTGAAGAATTAAGAATTTACAGATTTTACTCTTAAGCCCGTGTCATTAATAATATATTTGAATCTTTGAGAGCTCGTACTTGTACTTAAAACACTTTCTTAGACATGAAAACCAGGCCGACCAATGACAAGTCAAATAGTATAACCATGTCTATAAACAAGGATACTGAATGGAGATTAACCGAAAAGTTTCGAGGCAATAGCTAGCAATACATACTTGcagaaagcaaaacaaatatTACAGCCTGACAGACaatccaaacaacaattttaagCAGCTAGTTTGATTTCACGGTTTATCGAAGAGGAAACAAACAATAAGTTGACTACCTGGAAGGTTTGACACGAAACCACCACGTTTTTCGATCatccttttctcttttcttggcTCATGGTCGACTGAAAGTTGTACAGCCTCACCATCCTTGCATATAACAGCCCGAGAATCTCCAACATTTGCTATTACCAACTTTTGGCCATTGATTAGTATGGCTGTAACTGCAGTCGACCCTCCTTTTCCCAAGGAGATTGCTTTATCCAAGATTTCAGCATCTGTTTTATGATAGGCTCTCCTTATTGCACTCTCCGTGTCCGTCCAGAAATCAGGCTGCTTGCagcaaagtaaaaaagaaatgtTTCAAGAATCAGAaggaataaaatatttaaaccgAGAAAATAAGCAATGGCTTCAGTGACTGCATGAAGCAGAGGTCGAAGAATGGGCTGCAAATAAACCATATCCTAGACATACCTCCTCTAAGATATTGTCAAACAAATGACCCTGCAAGTAGTTTGCGACATCATGGCCCAAATGACCATCAAATATTGCAAACAATCCCAATTCGTTGTCGCTCATAATTCTGAATTCAGAAACTACATAATCTTCCATCGCATGCCTTGACTTTCCCTTCACCATGTGATAACCACTTGTGATCTTCTTTGAGACTTTGCTTTTGCCTTTTCCTGTATCTGGTACACATGAACCAAACCCAGCCTTTTCCTAAAAAGAAATGCAACCATGTAGCATAATTATTTATTCATTTGCATACGACTTCCAGAAGCAAACCACTGGAGATAAACTCCACTCACAATGAAAGATGCAGAAGCTTTATCCCTAAATAAGTCGA
This sequence is a window from Tripterygium wilfordii isolate XIE 37 chromosome 8, ASM1340144v1, whole genome shotgun sequence. Protein-coding genes within it:
- the LOC120003344 gene encoding probable protein phosphatase 2C 58 is translated as MIGREILHKMKEKAGFGSCVPDTGKGKSKVSKKITSGYHMVKGKSRHAMEDYVVSEFRIMSDNELGLFAIFDGHLGHDVANYLQGHLFDNILEEPDFWTDTESAIRRAYHKTDAEILDKAISLGKGGSTAVTAILINGQKLVIANVGDSRAVICKDGEAVQLSVDHEPRKEKRMIEKRGGFVSNLPGDVPRVDGQLAVARAFGNKSLKIHLSSEPDVAVVTVDDSAQFLILASDGIWKVMSNQEAADSVKQIKDARSAAKHLIDDALSKKSKDDISCIVVKFQ